Proteins from a single region of Apium graveolens cultivar Ventura chromosome 7, ASM990537v1, whole genome shotgun sequence:
- the LOC141674503 gene encoding secreted RxLR effector protein 161-like, translated as MDNSHPFSSPVVVRSLYKKKDMFRPKEKNEEAPSPEIPYLSAIGALMYLANNTRPGIAFSVNLLARHSCTPTRRYWYGVKHIFRYLRGTTDMGLFYSNKSKAVLTGYEDAGYLSDPDKARSQIGYLFTYGATAILWRSVK; from the coding sequence ATGGATAATTCACATCCATTCAGTTCCCCCGTGGTTGTTCGATCACTTTATAAGAAAAAGGATATGTTCCGGCCAAAGGAAAAAAATGAAGAGGCACCCAGTCCTGAAATACCTTACCTTAGTGCTATCGGTGCACTTATGTATCTTGCTAATAATACGCGACCAGGCATTGCATTTTCTGTAAATCTATTAGCAAGACATAGTTGCACTCCAACTCGGAGGTATTGGTATGGAGTTAAACATATTTTTCGATACCTTCGAGGCACAACTGATATGGGATTATTTTATTCTAATAAATCCAAAGCAGTGCTAACTGGTTATGAAGATGCAGGATATTTATCTGATCCCGATAAAGCTCGATCACAAATAGGTTATTTGTTCACTTATGGAGCTACGGCCATCTTATGGAGATCAGTGAAATAA